From the genome of bacterium:
CTTTATGGAGAAATAAACTATAAGATACTTGCTGCAGGTATTGTCGGCTATAGAAGGGCTAAGGAAGGGGCACTGGCCTTATATCCAAAGGTTTATTATACTCTAATGGAACTTCTTAAAAGGGGTAAGAGGCTTGCTGTGGTGTCAGACGCTCCGAGACTTCAAGCATGGACAAGATTGGTACAAACGGGTTTGCATCACTTTTTTGAGGTTGTAGTAGCTTTTGAAGATACGAACAAAAGAAAGCCAGATCCAGAACCATTTTTATTTGCTCTCAACAAGCTGGGGGTCAAACCACAGGAAACTCTTATGGTGGGTGATTGGGCGGAAAGAGATATTATAGGTGCCAAAACTCTCGGTATGATAACGGTTTTTGCAAGATATGGGAATACTTTTGGGACCGTTAATTCTGGTGCAGATTACGAAGTGAATTCGGTTGGTGAAATTTTAACTATAATTGAGGAGCTGGATAAAAGTGAAAGCGGGTGACCTTGCTCAGGAACTCGGTGGGAAATTAGAAGGTAATCCCCATTTCCCAGTTAAAAAACCTGTACCAGTGAAAGTTGCGGGGCCTGAAGATGTTACTTTCTTGTTTGATAGAAAGTTTGATGAAGAAAAGGAATTTGGCTTGCTAATTTCTTCTTTTAAACCTCAAAAAGCAAAGTATTCTTCCCTTATTATTGTTGAGGGTAAAGAAGAGGCCATGGCGAAGGTTTTGAAGCATTTTGAAAAGAGGGATGAGTTTGAC
Proteins encoded in this window:
- a CDS encoding TIGR02253 family HAD-type hydrolase — encoded protein: MIKAVLFDLDNTLVDFMKMKEMAVEGAVDAMIDAGLNMTKEEAIRKVYEIYDREGIEDQKVFDKLLLELYGEINYKILAAGIVGYRRAKEGALALYPKVYYTLMELLKRGKRLAVVSDAPRLQAWTRLVQTGLHHFFEVVVAFEDTNKRKPDPEPFLFALNKLGVKPQETLMVGDWAERDIIGAKTLGMITVFARYGNTFGTVNSGADYEVNSVGEILTIIEELDKSESG